A single Methanolobus sp. ZRKC5 DNA region contains:
- a CDS encoding ATP-binding protein, translated as MDEIKVGVYQNDPFVSLNKDGTAEGLYIEILEIIASKEGWELEFVPGTLEQSFERLDNGSINILPAIPYTPEMDERYILTTEAAFTDGGIVYAYNGSGISSMSDLNGRKIAYQDDLFYENFNASPRNSNISYTFVMADDYVEVFELVQSRKADAGIIAKSYSKEHEAQYTVEKIPFVISPTDMVFALTNNSDNEIARIIDENIRQMVIEDGIIYYASSETSDLDLNTWESPSWLKLSVGFGGGLLLLFVILSLTLRNKVDQKTSELNSKNRELEVEIRERKVAEEKLKQYSLELKHSNELKDLFTDILRHDLINPATVIKGYVEYLIEEENESQKEDALKAIERNNKKLIDLIENAANLAKLENMDELDFETMDLKEIIEEIIDNLKPKIDDKAMKVIFNPADEYPADVNTTIEDVFSNLIGNSIKYSPSGSTITINIEDLENAWKVSITDEGEGISNKDKPHIFDRFKRAHKVNVKGSGLGLAIVKRIIELHEGSVGIEDGPDGKGTKFNVLLKKAKIENS; from the coding sequence ATGGATGAAATAAAAGTAGGGGTTTATCAGAATGACCCATTTGTTTCTCTAAATAAGGACGGAACAGCCGAAGGCCTGTATATTGAAATACTGGAAATCATCGCTTCGAAGGAAGGATGGGAACTGGAATTTGTCCCTGGTACACTGGAACAGTCCTTTGAACGACTGGATAACGGTAGCATAAACATTCTGCCTGCTATCCCCTACACACCTGAAATGGATGAACGATACATATTGACAACTGAAGCAGCGTTCACAGACGGGGGAATTGTCTACGCGTATAACGGTTCAGGTATTAGTTCCATGAGTGACCTTAATGGAAGAAAAATAGCCTACCAGGATGATCTTTTTTATGAAAATTTCAATGCCAGCCCGAGAAATTCAAACATCAGCTACACATTTGTAATGGCCGATGATTACGTGGAAGTCTTTGAACTGGTTCAGAGTAGAAAAGCTGATGCAGGGATAATCGCAAAATCCTATTCAAAAGAACATGAAGCACAGTATACTGTGGAAAAAATACCTTTCGTCATATCCCCTACTGACATGGTTTTTGCATTGACTAATAATTCAGATAATGAAATTGCCAGGATAATAGACGAAAATATTCGCCAGATGGTAATTGAAGACGGAATTATATACTATGCTTCATCGGAAACAAGCGACCTGGACCTGAACACATGGGAAAGTCCTTCATGGCTTAAATTATCTGTTGGTTTTGGTGGTGGATTACTTTTATTATTTGTAATATTGAGCCTGACCCTGCGTAACAAAGTGGACCAGAAAACCTCAGAACTAAATTCAAAGAACAGGGAACTTGAAGTAGAGATAAGAGAGAGGAAAGTAGCAGAGGAAAAATTGAAACAATATTCCCTTGAACTGAAACACTCAAACGAACTCAAAGATCTCTTTACAGACATACTCAGACACGACCTCATAAACCCTGCCACTGTCATTAAAGGGTATGTTGAGTACCTCATAGAAGAAGAGAACGAGAGTCAGAAAGAAGACGCACTAAAGGCAATTGAAAGAAATAACAAGAAACTTATAGATCTTATTGAGAATGCTGCAAATCTAGCCAAACTCGAGAATATGGATGAGCTCGATTTTGAAACCATGGATTTGAAAGAGATCATTGAAGAAATAATAGATAATCTCAAACCAAAGATAGATGATAAGGCTATGAAAGTGATTTTCAATCCGGCAGATGAGTATCCGGCAGATGTTAATACAACTATAGAAGATGTTTTTTCAAACCTTATCGGGAATTCCATAAAATACAGTCCTTCAGGAAGTACAATCACAATAAATATTGAAGATCTTGAAAATGCATGGAAAGTATCCATAACAGATGAAGGTGAGGGAATATCCAATAAAGATAAGCCCCACATCTTTGACAGGTTCAAAAGAGCACACAAAGTAAATGTGAAAGGTTCAGGTCTTGGACTTGCCATAGTCAAGCGTATAATAGAACTGCATGAAGGAAGCGTGGGAATTGAGGATGGACCGGATGGAAAAGGAACTAAATTCAATGTGCTCCTGAAAAAAGCAAAAATTGAGAACAGCTAA
- the leuS gene encoding leucine--tRNA ligase → MQEEYNAQKIENKWQSRWNESRIFEPEPDEREKYFITIPYPYLNGNLHAGHTRTFTIGDVIARHKRMLGYNVLYPMGFHVTGTPIVGLAELIANKDPQTMDVYSRLHRIPDDILENLTTPEKIVEYFSVEAEKAMRSIGYSIDWRRKFTTTDETYKKFIEWQFNLLHEKGMIVKGAHPVKWCPNDDNPVEDHDILHGEEATIVDFTMMKFRYDGMVLPCATLRPETIFGVTNLWVNPDIEHAKLKVTKDEREEIWVVSQEAYRKLTFTDRTIEFIENVPGKDLIGIKVTNPLSGNEVITLPASFVKAENGSGIVMSVPAHAPYDYLALKDLYDKDLSEYGITENLRDIKLISLIQAKEFGEYPAVEAVEQFGVKDQKDPKAEEATKMVYRREFHGGVLKENTGKYAGVAVSKIKDILTRDLIEQGIGEVFYEFSEPVVCRCGTPCVVNMVKGQWFLNYSNPQWKDKVYKCIKGMDIIPEEIRVEFNNKVDWLKDKACARKKGLGTRLPFDKNWLIESLGDSTIYMSYYITNKFFAQGIDVDQLTPALFDYVLLGKGSVQQAAIDTGLSETLIANIKSDFDYWYPVDLRSSGKDLVPNHLLFFLFHHVAIFDEDKWPRALAVNGFVSLEGQKMSKSKGPILTLREAVDTYGADVSRMYILSSAEQTQDADWRDDGVKSSRKQVERFYKLANEIIDSGATSGIEGDLKLIDRWMLSRLQQCVRETNNDMTSIRTRSALQNAFFLLYNDVKWYQRRGGTALLYDVLDVWVRLMAPFTPHICEEIWTNMGHGDGDFVSQVAYPIFCPRFIDNDAELAEELMCSTLSDIEEIIKVTKIKPKMIALYTAPEWKVKTFKMALEMKNNDELNPGKLIKTLMSDPENRRHGKEIPKYVQKLVPDISSMKTERFEMLLGMRLDEMTVLQENTGCISNEIGCTIQVYTADEPEYDPENKSRFAAPLRPAIYLE, encoded by the coding sequence ATGCAAGAAGAATATAATGCACAGAAAATAGAGAACAAATGGCAAAGCCGTTGGAATGAAAGCAGGATATTCGAGCCTGAACCTGATGAAAGGGAAAAATACTTTATAACCATCCCTTACCCATACTTGAACGGCAATTTACACGCCGGACACACAAGAACATTCACCATCGGAGATGTCATAGCCAGGCACAAGAGAATGCTTGGATATAATGTACTCTACCCAATGGGATTCCACGTTACAGGAACACCTATTGTAGGACTTGCAGAACTTATTGCAAACAAGGATCCACAGACAATGGATGTCTATTCCCGTCTTCACAGGATACCTGATGACATACTGGAAAACCTCACAACTCCTGAAAAAATAGTGGAGTATTTCAGTGTGGAAGCGGAAAAAGCAATGCGTTCAATTGGTTATTCAATTGACTGGAGACGCAAGTTCACAACCACCGATGAAACTTACAAGAAATTCATCGAATGGCAATTCAATCTCCTTCATGAAAAAGGAATGATCGTAAAAGGTGCACATCCTGTAAAATGGTGCCCTAATGATGATAATCCTGTAGAGGATCATGACATACTTCACGGAGAGGAAGCTACCATCGTAGACTTCACCATGATGAAATTCAGATATGATGGAATGGTACTTCCATGTGCAACTCTCAGGCCTGAGACTATTTTTGGCGTTACCAACCTCTGGGTGAACCCAGACATAGAACATGCAAAACTTAAGGTCACAAAAGATGAACGTGAAGAGATATGGGTCGTAAGCCAGGAAGCTTACAGAAAGCTCACCTTTACCGACAGGACCATTGAGTTCATAGAGAACGTACCTGGCAAAGACCTCATAGGGATCAAAGTAACAAACCCACTCTCTGGAAATGAAGTCATAACACTGCCAGCGTCTTTTGTTAAAGCAGAGAATGGTAGCGGTATCGTTATGAGTGTGCCTGCGCACGCACCTTATGATTACCTGGCACTCAAAGATCTTTATGACAAGGACCTGTCTGAATACGGAATTACAGAGAATCTAAGGGACATAAAACTCATTTCACTTATCCAGGCCAAGGAATTTGGAGAATATCCAGCAGTGGAAGCTGTTGAACAGTTTGGTGTGAAAGACCAGAAAGACCCTAAGGCCGAAGAAGCCACAAAGATGGTGTACCGCCGTGAGTTCCATGGTGGTGTTCTGAAAGAGAATACCGGAAAATACGCTGGTGTAGCAGTTTCCAAAATAAAGGACATACTTACAAGGGACCTTATTGAACAAGGTATAGGAGAGGTGTTCTATGAATTCAGTGAACCTGTTGTATGCCGCTGTGGAACCCCATGTGTTGTCAATATGGTCAAAGGACAATGGTTCCTCAATTATTCTAACCCGCAGTGGAAAGACAAGGTCTACAAATGTATTAAGGGAATGGACATCATCCCAGAGGAAATAAGAGTTGAGTTCAACAACAAGGTAGACTGGCTTAAAGACAAGGCATGCGCCAGGAAAAAAGGACTTGGCACCAGACTTCCATTCGATAAGAACTGGCTTATCGAATCTCTTGGAGATTCAACCATTTATATGTCATACTACATCACGAACAAATTCTTTGCACAGGGAATCGATGTAGATCAGCTGACTCCTGCACTCTTTGACTATGTACTGCTTGGCAAAGGATCCGTACAACAAGCAGCAATTGACACCGGACTTTCAGAAACACTCATTGCAAACATCAAGTCTGATTTTGACTACTGGTATCCTGTGGACTTGAGATCTTCAGGAAAAGATCTTGTGCCAAATCACCTGTTGTTCTTCCTGTTCCACCATGTCGCGATATTTGATGAGGACAAATGGCCACGTGCTCTTGCAGTAAATGGATTTGTGTCCCTCGAAGGGCAGAAGATGAGCAAATCCAAGGGACCGATACTTACACTTAGAGAAGCCGTTGACACCTATGGTGCTGATGTTTCACGCATGTACATTCTTTCAAGCGCAGAACAAACTCAGGATGCTGACTGGAGAGATGACGGAGTAAAAAGCTCAAGGAAGCAGGTGGAAAGGTTCTACAAACTTGCAAATGAAATAATAGATTCAGGTGCAACATCCGGTATAGAGGGAGATCTCAAACTCATTGACCGCTGGATGCTCAGCAGGCTCCAGCAGTGCGTCAGAGAAACAAACAATGATATGACATCCATTCGCACAAGAAGTGCGCTCCAAAATGCATTTTTCCTGCTCTACAACGATGTGAAATGGTATCAGAGAAGAGGAGGAACAGCGCTTCTCTACGATGTGCTCGATGTATGGGTACGCCTGATGGCTCCGTTCACACCTCATATATGCGAAGAAATATGGACCAATATGGGTCACGGTGATGGTGACTTTGTATCCCAGGTGGCATATCCGATATTCTGCCCGAGGTTCATAGACAATGATGCAGAACTTGCGGAAGAACTTATGTGTAGCACGCTTTCTGATATTGAGGAGATCATCAAGGTCACAAAGATAAAACCTAAGATGATAGCTCTTTACACTGCACCTGAGTGGAAAGTTAAAACTTTCAAGATGGCGCTAGAAATGAAGAACAATGACGAACTCAACCCGGGAAAGCTCATAAAGACATTGATGTCTGATCCCGAGAACCGAAGACATGGAAAAGAGATTCCAAAATATGTCCAGAAGCTCGTACCGGATATTTCCAGCATGAAGACTGAAAGGTTCGAGATGCTGCTTGGAATGCGCCTTGACGAGATGACAGTCCTTCAAGAGAACACCGGCTGCATTTCAAATGAGATCGGTTGTACGATACAGGTTTATACGGCTGATGAACCGGAATATGACCCGGAAAATAAATCAAGGTTTGCAGCTCCCCTCAGACCTGCCATCTATCTTGAATAA
- the cgi121 gene encoding KEOPS complex subunit Cgi121 → MEFKMTGGSIYIDNVPDFLKVLRSISSNYNTIVQAMDGSKIAGEKHLLFSIQKALRAKENNCCMAHDLGIEIMRYASGKKQIGEAFSMGVHEGQMNVVFVVLGENTDVELSVQELNNLIEEAPVMKYASSKRAVLIEQFSITEEEIWAAGEEMIPSLVMERVALVDILK, encoded by the coding sequence ATGGAATTCAAGATGACAGGTGGATCTATCTACATAGACAATGTACCTGATTTTCTGAAGGTGCTAAGGTCTATATCTTCAAATTACAACACTATCGTCCAGGCAATGGATGGCAGCAAGATAGCAGGCGAAAAACACCTTCTTTTTTCTATCCAAAAAGCTTTGCGTGCTAAAGAGAACAATTGCTGTATGGCACATGATCTGGGAATTGAAATCATGAGGTATGCTTCGGGCAAAAAACAGATTGGTGAGGCATTTTCCATGGGTGTTCATGAAGGACAGATGAATGTAGTATTTGTTGTACTTGGTGAAAATACAGATGTTGAATTATCTGTTCAGGAGTTAAATAATCTCATTGAAGAAGCACCTGTGATGAAATATGCAAGTTCCAAAAGGGCTGTTTTGATTGAACAGTTTTCGATAACAGAGGAAGAAATATGGGCAGCAGGCGAAGAGATGATCCCATCCCTTGTTATGGAAAGAGTAGCTTTGGTTGATATTTTGAAATAG
- the glpX gene encoding class II fructose-bisphosphatase: protein MPHPKTAEEMIKCAGPIECSLLPRLLHVTEAAAIAASYQMGRGDKNYADQVSVESMRRMLNCLDMKGMIKIGEGERDEAPMLFIGEEVGTGKGELEVDIAVDPLEGTNLAANGTPGAISVMAMAEKGGLFHGPDIYMDKIVVGSEVVKYEKAHPDEKIDLDAPVLQNLQIVAKALNRNVDELVVVILERDRHEDKIKEIRKTGARVNLITDGDLLPGVATAIRGSGVHMVLGSGGSGEAVLTAAALKILGGKILARLVLPTVANGGSPEDIAKEKAEKMPRLEKMGITEGNINDVLDTEKLAPGKDIIFSATGVTPGLLLRGVNLFGDGDSRVHSITMGSSGVVKFSDTIYIHDTEKTPLRFV, encoded by the coding sequence ATGCCTCATCCTAAAACCGCTGAAGAGATGATAAAGTGTGCGGGACCAATCGAGTGTTCCCTTTTGCCCAGGTTATTACATGTTACAGAAGCAGCAGCAATTGCAGCTTCTTACCAGATGGGCCGTGGCGATAAGAATTATGCAGACCAGGTTTCTGTGGAATCAATGCGCAGAATGCTGAACTGTCTTGACATGAAAGGTATGATCAAGATTGGTGAAGGAGAGCGTGATGAAGCACCCATGCTTTTTATCGGTGAAGAAGTGGGAACCGGAAAAGGTGAACTGGAAGTCGATATTGCTGTGGATCCTCTTGAAGGTACCAACCTGGCAGCAAACGGAACCCCAGGTGCCATATCTGTAATGGCCATGGCTGAAAAGGGTGGATTGTTCCACGGTCCGGACATTTATATGGATAAGATCGTAGTCGGTTCGGAAGTAGTAAAATATGAGAAAGCACATCCGGATGAAAAAATAGACCTTGATGCACCAGTGCTTCAAAATCTTCAGATAGTCGCAAAGGCCCTTAACAGAAATGTGGATGAACTTGTGGTTGTTATCCTTGAAAGGGACAGGCACGAGGATAAAATAAAAGAGATAAGGAAAACAGGTGCCAGGGTGAATCTCATCACAGATGGCGACCTCCTGCCTGGGGTTGCAACCGCTATTCGTGGTTCCGGCGTACATATGGTACTTGGTTCCGGTGGTTCAGGGGAAGCCGTGCTTACAGCAGCTGCTCTAAAGATACTTGGTGGCAAGATTCTTGCAAGGCTTGTTCTTCCTACTGTAGCTAATGGTGGTTCACCTGAGGATATTGCGAAGGAAAAGGCTGAAAAAATGCCAAGACTTGAGAAAATGGGTATCACAGAAGGCAATATCAATGATGTGTTGGATACTGAAAAGCTGGCACCGGGAAAGGATATTATTTTCTCTGCTACAGGTGTCACACCAGGTTTACTGCTTCGGGGTGTCAATCTTTTCGGAGACGGTGACTCAAGGGTTCACAGCATAACTATGGGTAGTTCAGGAGTTGTCAAATTTTCTGATACGATCTATATCCATGATACAGAGAAAACTCCTCTCCGATTTGTATAA
- a CDS encoding tRNA (N(6)-L-threonylcarbamoyladenosine(37)-C(2))-methylthiotransferase → MKVHISTYGCSASQASAEIMKASIRDSGHELVSEKDADVVVINTCTVKYTTEQKILYKIQEFGEKGIKVIVSGCMPEVQLDDIMHQNPDAHILGVNSISRLGQMLDSLNSANGSVKVFLSEPEGFQSVPRMRFNSNIHICQLSQGCNYACAYCIVTIARGSLRSFEPDELVADVRKAVDEGCREIWLTSQDNGQYGTDKEVLLPQLLDMVCRIPGQFKIRVGMMNPFSVIPILDDLLDSFEDEKIYKFLHLPIQSASDDVLKCMNRYHSISEANVIIDRFRSRFPDMTIFTDIIVGYPGENDEDFKKTVDWVKEYKPEKVNISRFTPRPHTKAWEMRKLDSRIIVNRSNELHDVCESVKLGTRDCMIGKEVDVFLSKPAKQKGMMARTDTYKPVVIPKCALEPGINCRVYIYDATPGYFLGRIVI, encoded by the coding sequence ATGAAAGTACATATCTCAACTTACGGCTGTTCTGCAAGTCAGGCATCAGCCGAGATAATGAAGGCAAGTATCAGGGATAGCGGGCATGAGCTTGTCTCTGAGAAAGATGCTGATGTAGTTGTTATCAATACGTGTACTGTGAAATATACAACCGAGCAGAAGATCCTCTATAAGATTCAGGAATTCGGTGAAAAAGGTATAAAGGTCATAGTTTCCGGCTGTATGCCAGAAGTTCAGCTTGATGATATCATGCATCAGAATCCTGATGCCCACATATTAGGTGTGAATTCGATATCCCGGTTAGGTCAGATGCTTGATTCCCTTAATTCGGCAAATGGCAGTGTAAAGGTTTTTCTTTCGGAACCCGAGGGTTTCCAGAGTGTTCCAAGGATGCGTTTTAATTCTAATATTCATATCTGTCAGCTGTCCCAGGGATGCAATTATGCTTGTGCATATTGTATAGTGACCATAGCACGCGGTAGCCTGCGTTCATTTGAACCGGATGAGTTAGTTGCTGATGTAAGAAAGGCTGTTGATGAGGGGTGCAGGGAGATATGGCTCACATCACAGGACAACGGCCAGTATGGAACTGACAAAGAGGTCTTGCTTCCTCAACTGCTGGATATGGTGTGCAGGATACCTGGCCAGTTCAAGATAAGGGTTGGAATGATGAACCCTTTTTCTGTGATACCAATTCTTGATGATCTGCTTGACTCTTTTGAAGATGAGAAAATATACAAATTTCTTCACCTTCCAATACAATCCGCATCAGATGATGTCCTGAAGTGCATGAATCGGTATCATTCGATATCAGAGGCCAATGTCATTATTGATAGGTTCAGGTCACGATTTCCTGACATGACTATTTTTACGGATATTATTGTGGGTTATCCTGGTGAAAACGATGAAGATTTCAAAAAGACAGTTGACTGGGTGAAAGAGTATAAACCGGAAAAGGTGAATATCTCCCGTTTCACTCCAAGACCGCATACCAAAGCATGGGAAATGCGAAAGCTCGATTCACGTATAATTGTTAACAGGTCCAATGAGTTGCATGATGTTTGCGAGTCTGTTAAACTTGGAACAAGGGATTGTATGATTGGCAAAGAAGTCGATGTTTTCCTTTCAAAGCCTGCAAAACAGAAAGGCATGATGGCACGTACTGACACGTATAAACCAGTGGTCATTCCGAAATGTGCTCTTGAACCGGGAATTAACTGTCGTGTATACATATATGATGCAACACCAGGCTATTTCCTGGGAAGGATTGTAATTTAA
- a CDS encoding chloride channel protein codes for MDGKTAFKDLKQNLLQWLHTESLISNSLALVVGVLTGFAIVFYDRLLKISQNSFNGIIPESHGYFIILLPALGGLIVGIIVHLFIHTRRYDIEEVIEATALHGGRMSARNAFLEVLASIVSIGSGGSVGKEAPVVLAGSGVGSLVSQIFKMNGNRVKILIGCGASGGIAAAYNAPLAGVVFAVEVILGELEASSFIPIVISAVFATLVSTVIFGVRTIEVSSYQLMNPFFESILYLFLGVLAGIISAILMRSLFGIHKFFDSLSIHPVIKPAIGGLFVGLIGFFYPQIFGVGYDAITDALNNGLALKLMLALIVLKIIAFSFTMGSGGSGGSIVPSLFVGAMLGGAYGSIVHGIFPTITAESGAYALAGMGAVFAGTSRAPLASILILFELTRDYNMILPIMLACVVSNVVSSSIYSESIFTEGLHRRGFTIRKGREVDIMESLLVTNAMKHNVQTVSENKKVGALISLMQSSRHAGFPVLDSNGNLSGVVTLKDVRDKVGHDELNKTINEICSKDVEVAYPEETLNTVLKRLAAKDIGRLPVVLKTDRTKLLGIITRSDIVKLYDKKILDKVQRLQKEGP; via the coding sequence TTGGATGGAAAAACAGCTTTCAAAGACCTAAAGCAAAATTTGCTACAATGGTTACATACAGAATCGCTGATATCCAATTCCCTGGCACTTGTTGTAGGTGTTCTCACAGGCTTTGCCATCGTCTTTTATGATAGATTACTGAAAATCAGCCAGAATTCATTTAACGGGATAATTCCTGAATCTCACGGCTATTTTATAATACTCCTCCCTGCTCTTGGCGGACTCATCGTTGGTATAATAGTTCACCTGTTCATACATACCAGGCGCTATGACATTGAAGAGGTCATTGAAGCAACCGCCCTTCATGGCGGAAGAATGTCAGCACGAAATGCATTTTTGGAAGTTCTTGCATCTATCGTATCTATCGGTTCCGGTGGGTCTGTTGGAAAAGAAGCACCCGTGGTTCTTGCAGGTTCAGGAGTAGGATCTCTGGTTTCACAGATATTCAAGATGAATGGTAACCGAGTGAAAATACTGATCGGATGTGGAGCCTCTGGCGGAATTGCCGCTGCCTACAATGCGCCTCTTGCAGGAGTTGTGTTTGCAGTTGAGGTAATATTAGGTGAACTTGAAGCGAGTTCATTTATACCCATTGTTATCTCTGCAGTCTTTGCAACACTGGTATCAACTGTGATATTTGGTGTTAGAACAATAGAAGTATCATCATATCAACTTATGAATCCCTTCTTTGAATCCATCCTTTATCTTTTCCTTGGAGTGTTGGCCGGAATCATATCAGCAATTCTAATGCGTTCCCTTTTTGGAATACACAAGTTCTTTGATTCACTGAGCATACACCCGGTTATCAAACCTGCAATTGGTGGTCTGTTCGTAGGCCTGATAGGATTCTTCTACCCACAAATATTCGGTGTAGGATATGATGCCATAACTGATGCCCTGAACAACGGACTGGCACTGAAACTCATGCTGGCACTCATTGTTCTGAAAATCATCGCATTCTCTTTTACAATGGGATCAGGCGGATCAGGTGGCTCCATCGTACCCTCACTTTTTGTCGGTGCAATGCTTGGTGGAGCTTACGGTTCTATTGTGCATGGGATATTCCCAACGATCACAGCAGAATCAGGCGCATATGCTCTTGCAGGCATGGGAGCCGTATTCGCAGGAACAAGCAGGGCACCCCTTGCATCTATTCTCATTCTTTTTGAGCTTACACGTGACTATAACATGATATTACCAATAATGCTTGCATGTGTAGTCAGCAATGTAGTTTCAAGTTCTATTTACTCCGAATCCATATTCACAGAAGGATTACATAGACGAGGCTTCACCATCAGAAAAGGCAGGGAAGTCGACATCATGGAATCCTTGCTGGTTACAAATGCGATGAAACACAACGTTCAGACAGTATCGGAGAACAAGAAAGTAGGAGCATTGATATCTCTCATGCAATCAAGTCGGCACGCAGGATTTCCGGTGCTTGATTCAAACGGGAATCTATCTGGCGTGGTTACGCTTAAAGATGTCAGGGACAAAGTAGGCCACGATGAACTTAATAAGACGATCAATGAGATATGCAGCAAGGATGTTGAAGTGGCATATCCGGAAGAAACTCTGAATACAGTATTAAAGCGCCTTGCTGCAAAAGATATTGGAAGGCTTCCAGTAGTCTTAAAAACAGACAGGACAAAACTGCTTGGAATAATAACCCGCAGTGATATCGTGAAATTATACGATAAGAAGATACTTGATAAAGTACAGAGACTACAAAAAGAAGGTCCTTAA
- a CDS encoding PGF-pre-PGF domain-containing protein gives MVLASAASDEIVSISSDKINPGDNAHVIISIGNCANITGINLTLVYDQSIISLNSISENNSVVSGHVVDHVENITGIIDIQMMQLDNITTVEGISLIDIIFTTSLSGNSSLELQDVELFTGDTSYAPATTIDGMININSAPVFNAIGDLNVSVGELVSFNLSANDVDENDDLTFYNVSVLPLGSAFYPNNQSFMWEPASIGNYSVTFGVTDNYQTDTVTGTIVVNDTVVVVNHAPELATVSDRSVNESEELSFTLTANDVDNDTLVYSMSGLQEAASLNSTTGVFSWTPIIGDAGTYLVIFDVSDGEYNANESVSITVTSTSTSTSSTTSSSSSGGGGGSLSSGEKFENIDFKDYVLRSIVKDTETVFSFYKENNSIVSVSFTSKLNGGQVKAVVEMLKDTSSQVGSSAPGNVYENMNLHIDSKLASDAISNPKINFKVEKSWINENEIDLSTITLCRYSDSNWGQLPTERQGEDDLYFYFASTTPGFSPFAISSVESAVVINGNIVEDVVASSQDAGDTVMSTEDAVSRKLTTETNQESRSSLSFVFVLALVGFMVIGAVGYRNRGYYNKVRLQVGNPDGKRYRRIKQ, from the coding sequence ATGGTACTAGCAAGTGCGGCATCAGATGAGATAGTTTCAATAAGTTCTGATAAGATAAACCCCGGTGATAATGCACATGTAATAATTTCTATAGGAAATTGTGCGAATATCACAGGTATAAATCTGACTCTAGTGTATGATCAAAGTATCATATCCCTAAATAGTATTTCAGAGAACAACAGTGTTGTATCGGGACATGTAGTAGATCATGTTGAAAATATCACTGGAATAATTGATATCCAAATGATGCAGTTGGACAATATAACAACAGTAGAAGGCATTTCGTTAATTGACATAATTTTCACAACATCTTTGAGTGGTAATTCCTCTCTGGAATTGCAAGATGTGGAATTGTTTACGGGTGATACCTCATATGCTCCAGCTACTACTATAGATGGGATGATAAATATCAATTCAGCTCCAGTGTTTAACGCAATCGGAGATTTGAATGTTAGCGTTGGTGAACTTGTCAGTTTTAACCTTTCAGCAAACGACGTTGACGAGAATGATGACCTTACTTTTTATAATGTATCTGTACTACCGTTGGGCTCCGCTTTTTACCCGAATAATCAGAGCTTTATGTGGGAGCCTGCATCCATCGGTAATTACTCTGTGACTTTTGGAGTAACTGACAATTATCAAACAGATACAGTGACTGGAACTATTGTTGTTAATGATACTGTCGTTGTAGTAAATCATGCTCCTGAACTTGCAACGGTTAGTGATAGATCTGTCAATGAGTCTGAAGAACTTTCATTCACTCTCACTGCTAATGATGTCGATAATGACACTCTTGTTTACAGTATGAGTGGCCTTCAAGAAGCAGCTAGTTTGAACTCAACAACCGGTGTGTTCAGCTGGACTCCTATAATCGGTGATGCCGGGACATATTTAGTGATATTCGATGTCAGTGATGGTGAATACAATGCAAATGAGTCTGTTTCTATCACTGTAACATCAACTTCAACTTCGACTTCGTCCACCACCAGCTCTAGCAGCAGCGGTGGTGGTGGTGGCTCTTTGTCATCCGGTGAAAAGTTTGAGAACATCGACTTTAAGGATTATGTCTTGAGGTCAATTGTAAAAGACACTGAAACAGTGTTCTCTTTCTATAAGGAAAACAACAGTATTGTTTCTGTAAGCTTTACTTCAAAGCTCAATGGAGGACAGGTCAAAGCAGTAGTTGAAATGTTGAAGGACACTTCCTCACAGGTAGGTTCCAGTGCACCAGGCAATGTTTACGAGAACATGAATCTACATATCGATTCAAAGCTGGCATCGGATGCAATAAGCAATCCAAAGATCAATTTCAAGGTAGAAAAGAGCTGGATCAATGAAAATGAGATTGATCTTTCTACAATTACACTTTGCAGATATTCCGACAGCAACTGGGGTCAGTTACCAACTGAAAGACAAGGCGAAGATGATCTTTATTTCTATTTCGCTTCAACAACTCCGGGATTCTCTCCATTTGCGATTTCAAGTGTGGAGTCAGCGGTAGTAATAAATGGGAATATAGTTGAAGATGTTGTAGCTAGTTCTCAGGACGCTGGAGACACAGTTATGTCAACTGAAGATGCCGTTTCGAGGAAATTAACAACAGAAACCAATCAGGAGAGCAGATCATCACTTTCATTTGTATTCGTCCTGGCATTGGTTGGTTTCATGGTTATTGGTGCAGTCGGCTATAGGAACAGGGGTTACTACAATAAGGTGCGTTTGCAAGTAGGAAATCCTGACGGTAAGCGTTACAGGCGTATTAAGCAATAG